A genome region from Marinobacter panjinensis includes the following:
- a CDS encoding ABC transporter permease, with product MRMINRHPGRVSATLLGLLPFLLIMLIYSLASQERLAENPNDKLLPGLQQMTAAVDRMAFQEDRRSGDYLMWQDTTASLQRLGIGVTIAASLALVVGVLNGALPLVRANLAPLVSALSMVPPLAILPILFIVFGLGELSKVMLIVIGTAPIMMRDVAQRVRELPGEQLIKIQTLGANSWQVITRMVLPQVLPRLIDSVRLGLGPAWLFLIAAEAIASTEGLGYRIFLVRRYLAMDVILPYVIWITILAIVIDQCLRLANRRLFPWYNAGGH from the coding sequence ATGCGAATGATCAACCGACACCCAGGGCGTGTTTCAGCCACTTTGCTTGGCCTGCTTCCCTTCCTGTTGATCATGTTGATCTACAGCCTTGCCTCCCAGGAGCGCCTGGCTGAGAATCCCAACGACAAACTGCTGCCCGGTCTGCAACAGATGACCGCCGCAGTGGACCGCATGGCCTTTCAGGAAGACCGGCGCAGCGGTGACTACCTGATGTGGCAGGACACCACCGCCAGCCTGCAACGCCTTGGAATCGGGGTTACCATTGCCGCTTCTCTGGCATTGGTGGTGGGCGTTCTTAATGGCGCACTGCCGCTGGTAAGAGCAAACCTCGCACCACTGGTGTCAGCGCTTTCCATGGTCCCGCCCCTGGCGATACTGCCTATCCTGTTTATCGTATTCGGCCTTGGAGAACTCTCCAAGGTCATGCTGATCGTTATCGGCACAGCACCCATCATGATGCGGGATGTGGCACAGCGGGTGCGGGAACTTCCCGGCGAGCAACTGATCAAGATCCAGACCCTCGGTGCCAACTCCTGGCAGGTCATTACACGCATGGTGTTGCCCCAGGTTCTGCCACGTCTGATCGACTCCGTGCGTCTGGGTCTGGGCCCGGCATGGTTGTTCCTGATTGCCGCAGAAGCCATCGCCTCCACCGAAGGCCTGGGCTATCGCATCTTTCTGGTTCGCCGATATCTCGCCATGGACGTAATTCTGCCCTATGTCATCTGGATCACCATTCTTGCCATTGTCATCGATCAGTGTCTGCGACTTGCCAACCGCAGGCTGTTCCCGTGGTACAACGCAGGAGGTCACTGA
- a CDS encoding ABC transporter ATP-binding protein yields the protein MSFITVNNLWKEYGDLVVLENLNLSVKQGEFCTLVGASGCGKSTFLKMLLGQETPSRGELLLEGEAFPGEPDRNRGIVFQRYSVFPHLTVRQNVLMSLELKQKPWLGKLFGSARRAALEKVDAMLTSVGLEASADKWPHELSGGMQQRLAIAQSLIMRPRVLLLDEPFGALDPGIRKDMHDLLLKLWQETGTTIFMVTHDLKEGFYLGTRLLVFDKVRHDPHDPEAFGATITYDLPIGQVNSKLFEDINDSVAQTARHQAA from the coding sequence ATGAGCTTTATTACGGTTAATAATCTCTGGAAAGAGTATGGCGATCTGGTGGTACTGGAAAACCTGAACCTGAGCGTGAAACAGGGCGAATTCTGTACGCTCGTTGGCGCTTCAGGTTGCGGTAAATCCACCTTCCTGAAAATGCTGCTGGGCCAGGAAACCCCGAGCCGCGGCGAGTTGTTGCTGGAAGGCGAGGCCTTTCCGGGAGAACCGGACCGAAACCGGGGGATCGTGTTCCAGCGCTACTCGGTGTTCCCGCACCTGACCGTACGCCAGAATGTTCTGATGAGCCTGGAACTCAAGCAGAAGCCCTGGCTCGGCAAACTGTTTGGCAGCGCCCGTCGCGCAGCCCTGGAGAAGGTGGACGCGATGCTGACATCGGTTGGTCTGGAAGCCTCGGCCGACAAATGGCCCCATGAGCTCTCAGGCGGCATGCAACAGCGCCTGGCCATCGCCCAGTCCCTGATCATGCGTCCGCGTGTACTGTTGCTGGACGAGCCTTTCGGTGCCCTGGACCCGGGTATTCGCAAGGATATGCACGATCTGCTGCTGAAGCTGTGGCAGGAAACGGGAACCACCATTTTCATGGTCACCCATGACCTGAAAGAAGGCTTCTATCTGGGAACCCGGTTACTGGTCTTTGACAAGGTTCGTCACGACCCGCACGACCCCGAAGCATTCGGTGCGACCATTACCTATGACCTGCCCATCGGCCAGGTCAACAGCAAACTGTTCGAAGACATCAACGACTCGGTTGCCCAGACAGCCCGCCATCAGGCAGCCTGA